The DNA sequence TTGATTTCGCGGTCAGACCGCAGAGCGTTTTAGCGGCGGACAGTCGACCAACTGCTGGCCGGCAGTGGTCGACTGTCCTGCTGTCAGGGCGGCGTCCACCAGGTGCCACGTTCTGGAAGGCGCTCACCGTCATATCTCCGGAGGTGGCTAAACGGCGTCCTTCGACGACGCCGCATTTCCCGCCGCCGCCATTGAACCGTCACCTGTACTTCTTGAGAAAACGCGCCCTCTCCCGGGAGGGCTTGTGGCCAAACACCTTTAGGTAACGCGCGTTACTTTGATGTGATCCACGTTACCCGCGTTACCCCTCGGTTGTCAAAGAGCGCCAGGGTGTGGAGCCCGCTCGGCGATGCTGCTATCCGGGTCGGCGGCCGGAGCCCTGTGCGCGTCAGACCTTTGCGTTGTAGACGTCAAGTCCGAACCGGTTGAGTCCGGGCGTTCCGGCGTACCCCAGGTACGGCAGGCCGAATGTGTCCTCGATGCTGGCCAGCAGGCTGTAGTGGTTGTAGGGGGTGGTGGACCATGTCCCGCCCTTGGTGAACGGAGACAGCACCAGGGCTCCCACCCTGCCGCCGCCCATCCCTGTGATGCCGGGCAGCGCAGCGTTCGGTCCGGGACCTTCCCCGCAGCAGGCACTCGCGTCCGACTGCGGCCCGTCGGACTCGTCGAAGGTAATGACCAGGACGCCGTCCTGCTTGAACGCGGGGGAGGACGTGATGGCCGGAACCCACTGCTTGAGCCATTCGTCGGCGCTCGCAAGCCCGCCCGGATGTCCGTCAACGCAGGGGGAATCGTGCCCGTCGTGGCACAGGTTGGGGGTGATCATCGACAGGTTGGGCGTGGTGGCAGCGGAGGCGAGGTCGGTTGCTAAGGCGGTCAGGTCGACGTCGTTCGCGGCGCAGTCGGGCGATCCGGTGATCCCCGCGAAGTACACGAACGGGTTGTGCCGCGCCGCATACTGGTCGCCCACCCGCGCCTTCTGCGTATCATCGACGGCGCCCAGGGCAGGGTGCCGGCAGGGAGAGCCCATGTCCTCCATGTAGCCCTTCCAGGTTTTGCCGGCCGCTTTCAGCTGACCGGCGACGGTGGGAACGCCAGTGGGGAAGACGCACCCGTCACCGACGGCCTGGCCGGGGCTCGCGGTGCCGGCGCCCACGAACGGCGTGTAGGTCTGGCAGTCGGCCTGCATCTGGGCGTTGGGGCCCTGCCCGGAAATCTGGGCAACATAGTTGGGCTGGGAGTTGTGCGCTGTGCCGTAGTACTGGTTCAGCAGGACGCCCTGGCTGCGCAGGGTCTGGGAGAGGTAGGGAGCGGCCGACGCCGGGCCCCACGTTTCGTCGTAGCCCTTGTTTTCGAGGTTGATGACGAAGACGTGGTTGGCTCCTGGCAGGTAGCCCTGGCTTGGTGTCGACGCGGTGGGGGCGCTGATGGCGGCGGCGGGGTTGAGGGTGGCCGCAGTTCCGCCGAGGGCGGCGGCAAGCACGGCCATGGCGGCCAGGGCGGGGCGGAGTTTGATTTTCACGGGAGCTTCCATCCGTCAGCAAGTGCTTTTTCTTTCAGGCCGGACCATTCCTCGGCCGGAGGCGGGCCCACCGGGGTGCAGGCAGGGCCGGCCACAAAGGGCGGGACCAGATACGTGGGGGCGGCAAGGTTTGCGGGCGTTCCGAAGTCCAGGACCTCGGCAATATTGCGTGCGGCCTGGTCCCGGGGTGTCAGGGGAGGCAGGTTCCAGCGCCACTCGATGGCCTTCAGGACCGAGGTGTGGTCGTAGACGTCGTGCGCAACGTATCGGCGGCGTGCGCGGGGTGAGACCACCAAGGAGGGAACACGGAATCCGCGCAACGCTGTTTCCGGGCTGGTGTCCGGTGCCGTCGCCGGGGGCACGTGGTCGTAGAAACCGCCCCATTCGTCGTAATTGACCACCAGCATGGTGTTCGCCCAGCCTGGGCCGGACGTGACCGCGTTGTAGACCTCGGCGAGGAACGTTTCGCCCGAGCGGATGTCCGCGTGCGGATGGTCGTCGCCGGAGGTTCCTGAGCCTTCGTCCGTGAAGCGCGGGTCAACAAAAGAGACGGAAGGCAGAGCGCCGGCGGAGCAGTCCGCAAGGAACTCCGCGTACGGACGGGAGATGCCCTGGTACATGGTTCCCCACAGTGCCGTGAACGGGATGTCGCCGTAGTAGTACTTGCCTGAAACACCTGCCGCGGCCAGCCGGTCCCAGATGGTGGGAAGGGTGGAGGTGGTGGAGGAGTTGTGGATCCGGTCCGTGGCCGCAGCGTGTTGGTAGAAGCGGTTCGGGTACGTTTCGGCCATGGTGGCGGCGAAGTATCGGTCGCAGACAGTCCAGTCCGGTCCGGCCTGGCGCCAGAAGTCAAGATCCGGCTCGCTGTAGTAACCCACGGAGAACTCGTCGTTCTCACCCGCCCGCAGCCAACCGTCGTTTTTGCCGCTGTTGTACTGGATCCGGCCGCCCTCGTAGGAGTGGTCGGGGTCAGGGTGGCCGCAGCCTTGAAAGTCGGTCAAATGGTAGGTGGAGTGGGGGATGCCGTAGCGGTCGATGTAGCTGAGGCCGGACTGCGTGCCGTCAGCACCGGGCAGCCAGCCCAGGAAGTGGTCGAAGGAGCGGTTTTCCATCATCACGACAACGATGTGCTCGATGCCCGAGTCGCTGGGCGCCGGAAGCGTGGACGGTGCGGCGGCGGCCGGCCGGAAGGCGCTGCCGGCGGCCAAGGTGGTCGCGGCAGCGGTTCCTGCGGCGCCAAGGAAGTGGCGTCTGGAGAGGTTCACGTCTGGTTCCTTGCAGGTGAGGAGGACGGCGACGCGGGCACGCCCCCCGCCTTGGGCCGGTCGCCGGACCTGAAGTTACTGGTCGGTAAGATTTTGCGCTCACCAGTAGATCACGGCTTGTCACGGTCTTGGCTCCGAACCGGGGCTGTTCATGGAATGTTCACTGGAGGTTCTGCGGGAGCGGACTGGTCCGTCCCTGGAGCCAGTCCTCAGTCACGCTCCATCTGAATGGTGATTTCGTAGGAATCTGAGCCTTCGGGAGACTCCTCGATGCACAGTGACTCCCGGCTTGTTCCACCAGTTCCGGTCCTGATGCAACCCACGTACCGTCCCAGGGCGGCGTCGCCCGTTCCGGACGTCATGCCGAACCTGCTTGCCGCAGATTCAAGGCTGACCTTGTGGGCCACGGACCACCGTGCGCTCAGCCGCAAACAGGATGTGTCGATGGAGAGACACCCGGGATCAACCTTGGGGTCGAGGCGGGAGACCTCCACCCAATCATTCTCCGGTAGGTTGTCCGCGCGGGCCCGCATGGCACTCGCCTTCTCTTCCTGGGAGCCGCCGCCACCGTTGATCTCCTGGGCCAGCGCCGAGCATCCCGCGAAGACGAGAATGCACAGCAGGGCCACTGCCAGCGCGACACCGCCGAGGATCCATCCAAGCCGGCTTTTCTTTTTCGGCGGAGGCCCCGGCCAGCCTGGCTGCGGGTATCCGTACGGCTGGTGCTGATACTGGACCCGCGGAGAATGACGCGGCTGGGGAGGGTGGGCTGGCTGCTGCTGGCCGTCATTCACTTCGGAGCCCCAGTGAGGACCGGCCCCGGCCGCCGGAAGAGGAAGCCAGCCTTGTGCGAGGCGGCCGAGCTCCCGTACCGTCCAGATGCCTGCCTTCGGCAAAGAACCACGCGTCCCCCAGTGTGTTGATCTTCCGGCAATCCTACGCGGGCAGGCTCAACTGTTGGCCAGTACTGACCGGACCCGGACGAGTGGCTCCGGGATCAGCCATTGAACGGCACTGGAGATTGATGCAACTGTGGAGCTCCGGTGATTAGTCCGGGTGGCCCGCTGGCTGGTCATCGTCCTGATTAAAGGGCGGCGCGTGAGGTCCGCGCTGCCGCCGCCTCAGCTTTTTGGGCTTCCGGACCCCCAACGCCATTGCCTGCCCGGGTTCGCGACCGCCGTCGGGCCTTCGCCAAAGACACCAGCAAGATCACTACGGTACCCATCCAGGCAAATCCGGTGAGGAACACCAGGCCGATCGACACTAAGGGGTGCATAGCCAGAGCATAGGACCACGCGGCCGGGACATCCGGGCGAAACTCCGCATGATTGGCGCCGGGATTTGCGCGGGCAGGCACCGGTGGTTGGAGTCCCGGCGATGGACACAGAAAAGGCGCGCCCCGTTCGCTGAGCGCGCCTTTCCCTTGATCCGGTCAGTGCTTGAAAGCATCCTTGACCTTTTCCCCGGCCTGCTTCAAGTCACCCTTGGCCTGGTCTGCCTGGCCTTCGGCCCGCAGGCTCTCATCGCCGCTGGCTGCGCCTGCAGCTTCCTTGGCCTTGCCGCCTGCCTTCTCGGCAGCATTATCGATCTTGTCACCCAGTCCCATGGTCTTACCTCCTGTGGTGTGGCAGCCGTTCGCATTCGGCTGCATCCATAGTAAGCATGCTTAGGTTCCAAATTTCAAGTGTTGTCGCTGCTTTGCCCGCTTCCCGGATGCCCCCCGGCTGGCGAAAGCGGCTGCAGGCCAGGTCCCATTCGAGGGCCGGTAACTGCTATGCGGCTCCCAATTAATCATCGTGGTTCAGATGGTGTTTGCCATCACGTCGCTTCCCGTTCGGTCCGCATCGTGAGACTCGGGCGGTGAGTTCACCATGTAAAGCCCACGAGGCTGAAAGTGTTTTCCTGTCCCCCTCCCGCCGTGGATTCCTTGCCGCCGCACTGGCCGGTGCTGCCGTGACCCTGGCCCCGATGTCCTTTGCCGCTGCCGACTCGGGCAGCAGCAGGACCAAGACCATCACCGGCCACTTGGATCCCGGTGCCGCGGACTTTGTGTACCTGCCGGTCGAGGTCCCCGCCGGCGTTAACAAGATCAGCGTGTCCTACAGCTACAGCAAACCCACAGTTACCCCCGGACTGTTGTCCAACGCCTGCGACATCGGCGTCTTCGACGAGAAGGGCACCGATCTCGCCGGGAAGGGTTTCCGCGGCTGGTCCGGCGGCTTCCGCACCGAATTCTTCATCAGCGCCGCTGAAGCAACCCCTGGCTACCTGCCCGGACCGGTGGGCAAAGGCACCTGGAATATTGCCCTGGGCCCTTATCAGGTGGCCGACCAGGGCATGGACTACACCGTCAATGTCACCCTCGAGTACGGGCCCGACGCTGCCCCGTTCCGTCCCCAGTACCCGCCCAAGCAGGCCAAGGGCCGTGGCCCCGCCTGGTACCGCGGTGACGCCCATCTGCACACCATTTACTCGGATGGCAAGCGCACGCCGGCAGAGGTGGCCGCCGGCGCGAGGGCAGCGGAACTCGACTTCATGATCAGCACCGACCACAACACTCCTGCCTCCCACGGCGTATGGGGTCCGCTGGCCGGCGACGACCTGCTCATCCTCACCGGTGAGGAAGTTACCACCCGCAACGGTCACTACCTCGCCCTTGGGATCGAGCCGGGAGACTGGATCGACTGGCGCTACCGCGCCCGCGACAAGGGCTTCGAGCAGGAGGCCCAGCACATCCACGCCTCCGGTGGCCTGGTCGTCCCCGCCCACCCGTACTGCCCCTATGTCGCATGCCGCTGGAAATTCGGCTACGACGATGCGGACGCGGTTGAAGTCTGGACCGGTCCATGGACCGCGGACGATGAGTACGCCATCAACACGTGGGACTCCATGCTCGCCAGTTCAGTGCGCACCGGCGGCCGCTGGGTCCCTGCGATGGGCAACAGCGACGCACACAGCGAGCCGCAGGTCATCGGCCTGCCGCATAACGTCGTTAACGCCGCAGCGCTTTCCCACGACGCCATCCTGGACGGCATCCGCAACGGCCGCAGCTGGATTGCCGAGTCCGCCGGCATCTCCCTGGACTTCACCGTGTCCGCAGCCGGCCGGAAGGCAGGAGTGGGGGAGCGGCTCGACGTCAAAGCCGATGCCCCGGTGACAGTCAGCATCGACGTCAGTGGTGTTCCCAACGGTGTCATCCGGATCATCACTGATGAAGGGCAGACCCAGCAGGTGACGCTCCCGGCCTCCGGCCAGGGCACCCACACCTGGATCACCACCGCCCAGCTCTCCGCCTACGTGCGGGCCGAGGTGCGCCATCCCATGGCCGACGGCACGGCGAGCAACGGGACCAATATGGGGACGACGCTGCTGCTGGGTCCAATGGCCGCATTGACCAACCCGATCTTCCTCGGCGCCAAATAGGGGTCGATTGACGGAAAAAGGCCCAGGGGCCGGCTCCTGCGAGGGACCGGCCCCGGGACCTTCTTCAGCTGTTGGGCTCCGTCACTGCTGCGCCGGGACCGACGTCCTGAGGCTGTCGGTATTGGACGTAAGGTAATTGTGCACCTCATGGAAAGTCAGTTTCGGGGGTGCCGCAAAGCCCAATTCCATGCTGAGAGGTCCGATCTTTTCCTGGGCGAAGGTGTCGAACTGCTCACGGCTTTCCCAGACGTCGGTGACTTGGAATCCTTTATCCGTAGCCGTGGCCCAGTGGGATATCGAACCTGCGGGACCGGGACCGCCGGGGGTCAAGCCCATTTTCTTGTTGATCTCGTCATATTGTTCAAGCGTCGACCCGTCGAACTCCATGATGATTGCGACTGCCATGATCTTCTCCTTCTTGGGTCGGGTCCGTTTCTTGCAGACGCGCGGGTGGATGGCCTGCCACGTCCGGCAAGGCGAATATAGAACCCCTTGCATGCGGCTTACATACGCAATTCTGCGCATAGCGGGTGCGGAGCAAATGGGGTAGCCCCTACAACTGGCAAACCCTTGAATGTGCCGAATTCCGGCCCCTAGCTGTACTGAGTCAGGACGTTGGTTACATCGTGAATAGGTGAAGACCTCTTAGGTTGGTGGTTACCACACACAGCCAACGACTAAGAGGTCTTCATGTCCCACCGTAACGCCCGCCTGACTCCGAACGGTAGGCGGATCATTATCGAGCGCGTCCTTGCCGGCCGGCCAGTGGCCCATGTAGCCAAAGAGATGGGCATCTCAAGGACCTGTGCGCACCGCTGGATCAGCAGGTACCGCGCGGATGGCTGGGCTGGTTTGGACGACCGCAGCTCCCGTCCGAGGTCATGCCCGCACGCCACCTCCGCGGAAGTCGTAGCGGATGTTCTCACCCAGCGCGTCGAGCATCGCGAGGGACCAGCGGACCTGGCCGTGCGCTGCGGCACGAGCGCCCGGACGGTCTCCCGGATTCTGGTCCGCGCGGGCATGCCCAGGTTGTGGGACCTGGACCCAGTGACCGGGGCACGAATCCGCGCGTCCCGGGCCACCGACCGCCGCTACGAACGCGACGCCCCAGGCGACATGATCCACATCGACGTCAAGAAACTAGGCCGGATCCCGGACGGCGGCGGTTGGCGGACCGACCCGGCGCAAAGCCGCGCCAACCACCGCAAATCACCTCAGAAAGTCGGTTTTGACTACGTCCACGTGGCCGTCGATGATCATTCCCGCTTCGCCTATGCCGAGGTCCTGCCCGACGAGAAAGGCCCGACCTGCGCCGAATTCCTCACCAGGGCCGCAGCCGCCATGGCCGCCAACGGAGCACCGGTGAAACGGGTCATGACAGACAACGCCTTCGCCTACCGGCTCTCCCGCGACTTCCAGGACGCACTCGCTGCCCTGGGCGCCAAACACATCCTGATCAAACCCCGCCACCCCTGGCAAAACGGCAAAGCAGAACGCTTCAACCGCACCCTCCAAGAAGGCTGGGCCTACCGCCAACCCTTCACATCCAACCAAGCCCGCGTCGACGCTCTGCAGCCCTGGCTAAACTTCTACAACAACCACCGCCCCCCACGGCAGCCTCGGAGGCAAACCACCTATCAGCAGGTGCAACCAACCTACTGGCTGAGTACACCTAGCCTTGGAAAACGAACCATTCGTTTTTGGTGGGCAGAAGAATGGATGCTGTTGGTGACCTTGCCGGCGAGCTCGTCCGGCTGCCGGACCGCGGGACTTATCTGAAAGCGGCGAGCGAGCTCCTGTCGAAGCTTTTCCCCTGCGATGGGCTGGCATGGAATGAGCTGGATATGCAGCAGGTCCGAGCGGAGGTCTACGCCCGCCCCGGGAACCACCCGTTCGGTGATCTTGCCCGAAAACTGCTTGAATTCCGAAACGACCATCCGCTCGTCACAAGCGCCTTAGGCGACTCCATGGCCGGCGTGTGGCGCCCGCGGCGCCTCAGCGACATTGTTTCCGACCGGGAGTTCCACGAATCGAGGCTTTATCGTGAAGGCTTCCGGGAGATGCGGATTAACCGTCAATTGTCGCTACGGACGGCACTGGCGGGCCCGGGAACATTGCACAGTTGGGTCATGAACCGCTGGAATCAAGATTTCAGCGACAGGGAAATGGACCTTGCCAGGGAAATCCAGCCTTTGCTGTGCCTCCTCGACACGGCCTATTCACAGCCGCCGCCTACTGCAACGAACAATCCGTGGCCTGCCGACGAGTTCGGTCTGACAGACCGCGAGGCAGAAATCCTGGCGCTTGTGGCGCAAGGCCTCAAAAGCACAGCTGTCGGCCACCTTCTGGGAATCAGCCCGCGGACGGTATCCAAACACCTGGAACACTCCTACTCGAAGCTCAGGTGCACCAACCGCGTGGACGCCGTCAGGCTGTTTACAGCGGCCCCAGCCAGGCCCCGGGTACCGGTAACTTCAGCGTCCCGGCGTGAGCCGCGCATCCCCCGTTGCACCGGTCAACCCACATGGATGCCGGGCCTGGCCGCCTTGTCAGGTTCCGTCTCGCGGAGGATTTCCCGCACCAGCGGAGGCGTATCGCCCTGGCCAAGGAACAGGTAGCGCATGAGGTGGTTGACCGGGCTGCCCTCAGACCATTCGAAGTAGCACTGCGGCATGACCCCGGTCGAGTCCCGGAGGGCCAGCAGGACTGCTGCGATGGCGTTCGGCACGGCGGGGGACTTCACGCGGAGGACCCGGTAGCCGTCAACCTCAATGCCCTCGACCCGAAGCGTGTGGCTGAATTCCGAGGGGTCGGATATCTCAACTTCCAGGAAGATGACGTCGGCGGGGCCGGGGACGGGGTTCAGCCCGCGCTGCTCGAACTCCTTCTCCGCGTACTCCGTCCCGTCCCCGGTCTGGCGTTTGTTCGCGATGATGTGGAGTTCCCGGTCGTACGCGATGGAATCGGTAATGAACTGGCGGGCGGGTTGGTCGAATTCGATGGTGTCGACCCGCAGTTCGGTGGTCCGTGTAACGCGGGACACGAGGGAGACGGCGATGATGCCGCCGATGAAGAACGCGGAGATAAGGAGGCCGTCCGGCTTTTCGATGACGTTGTCGGCCAAGGCGT is a window from the Arthrobacter sp. NicSoilC5 genome containing:
- a CDS encoding alkaline phosphatase family protein — its product is MKIKLRPALAAMAVLAAALGGTAATLNPAAAISAPTASTPSQGYLPGANHVFVINLENKGYDETWGPASAAPYLSQTLRSQGVLLNQYYGTAHNSQPNYVAQISGQGPNAQMQADCQTYTPFVGAGTASPGQAVGDGCVFPTGVPTVAGQLKAAGKTWKGYMEDMGSPCRHPALGAVDDTQKARVGDQYAARHNPFVYFAGITGSPDCAANDVDLTALATDLASAATTPNLSMITPNLCHDGHDSPCVDGHPGGLASADEWLKQWVPAITSSPAFKQDGVLVITFDESDGPQSDASACCGEGPGPNAALPGITGMGGGRVGALVLSPFTKGGTWSTTPYNHYSLLASIEDTFGLPYLGYAGTPGLNRFGLDVYNAKV
- a CDS encoding alkaline phosphatase family protein, with the translated sequence MNLSRRHFLGAAGTAAATTLAAGSAFRPAAAAPSTLPAPSDSGIEHIVVVMMENRSFDHFLGWLPGADGTQSGLSYIDRYGIPHSTYHLTDFQGCGHPDPDHSYEGGRIQYNSGKNDGWLRAGENDEFSVGYYSEPDLDFWRQAGPDWTVCDRYFAATMAETYPNRFYQHAAATDRIHNSSTTSTLPTIWDRLAAAGVSGKYYYGDIPFTALWGTMYQGISRPYAEFLADCSAGALPSVSFVDPRFTDEGSGTSGDDHPHADIRSGETFLAEVYNAVTSGPGWANTMLVVNYDEWGGFYDHVPPATAPDTSPETALRGFRVPSLVVSPRARRRYVAHDVYDHTSVLKAIEWRWNLPPLTPRDQAARNIAEVLDFGTPANLAAPTYLVPPFVAGPACTPVGPPPAEEWSGLKEKALADGWKLP
- a CDS encoding CsbD family protein is translated as MGLGDKIDNAAEKAGGKAKEAAGAASGDESLRAEGQADQAKGDLKQAGEKVKDAFKH
- a CDS encoding CehA/McbA family metallohydrolase; the encoded protein is MSSPCKAHEAESVFLSPSRRGFLAAALAGAAVTLAPMSFAAADSGSSRTKTITGHLDPGAADFVYLPVEVPAGVNKISVSYSYSKPTVTPGLLSNACDIGVFDEKGTDLAGKGFRGWSGGFRTEFFISAAEATPGYLPGPVGKGTWNIALGPYQVADQGMDYTVNVTLEYGPDAAPFRPQYPPKQAKGRGPAWYRGDAHLHTIYSDGKRTPAEVAAGARAAELDFMISTDHNTPASHGVWGPLAGDDLLILTGEEVTTRNGHYLALGIEPGDWIDWRYRARDKGFEQEAQHIHASGGLVVPAHPYCPYVACRWKFGYDDADAVEVWTGPWTADDEYAINTWDSMLASSVRTGGRWVPAMGNSDAHSEPQVIGLPHNVVNAAALSHDAILDGIRNGRSWIAESAGISLDFTVSAAGRKAGVGERLDVKADAPVTVSIDVSGVPNGVIRIITDEGQTQQVTLPASGQGTHTWITTAQLSAYVRAEVRHPMADGTASNGTNMGTTLLLGPMAALTNPIFLGAK